The Bacteroidales bacterium genome contains the following window.
ACACTATTAAAGCGTTTTGATTTTTCCCTGCTTTTTTCCTGAGGAAACTCCAAATTTTTTTATAACTTAGCAGCAATTAATAAAAATTATTAGGAGACATATAAAATGGCAAAATTAAAAGGTGCAATCGTTATTGATATCGAACGATGCAAAGGATGCGAAGTATGTTTAGGCGCATGCCCCGAAGAAGTTATTGCTATGGCAAAAGCAGTAAATGGCAAGGGATATCATTATGCCGAACCGGTAAAAAGTGATAATTGTACCGGCTGTACTAATTGTGCAGTTGTATGCCCTGACGGCGTTATCACAGTTTACAGAGTTAAAATTTAAAAATTAATAAAATATTTTTAAAATGAAAGAATTAAGATTAATGAAAGGTAACGAAGCAGTTGCAGAAGCTGCAATTCGTGCCGGTGCTGACGGATATTTCGGATACCCGATTACACCTCAATCGGAAGTGCTCGAATACCTGATGGCAGAGAAACCCTATGAAAGAACAGGAATGGTTGTTCTTCAGGCTGAAAGTGAAGTAGCAGCAATCAATATGTGTTATGGCGGCGCTTCCTCAGGAAAAAAAGTAATGACATCATCTTCAAGTCCGGGAATAAGTCTGAAAATGGAAGGTATATCCTATATGGCAGGTGCTGAATTGCCTTGCCTTATACTCAATGTAGTTCGCGGAGGCCCCGGTCTTGGAACTATACAGCCTTCACAATCTGATTACTTCCAGGCAACAAAAGGCGGCGGACATGGCGACTACAGGCTCATTGTTTTAGCTCCCGCATCAGTTCAGGAAACATATGATTTTGTAAAACTCGGTTTCGACCTTGCTTTCCAATATAGAAATCCTGTAATGATTTTGTCTGACGGCGTTATCGGACAGATGATGGAAAAAGTTGAACTTGATGAACAGGTTCCCCGTCGTACTCACGAACAAGTAGTTAAAGAATGTCCCTGGGCTACAACCGGAAAAACTCCCGACAGGCAAAGAAATATCATCACTTCGCTTGACCTCGATTCAGCAAAACAGGAAAAACATGTTTTGAAACTTGGCGAAAAATATAAAAAGATAGAAGAAACAGAAGTTCGTTTTGAAAAAATAAATTGCGATGATGCCGAATATATTTTTGTAGCATTCGGTTCAAGCGCACGAATTTGTCAGAAAGCTGTTGACCTTGGAAGAGCTAAAGGTATTAAAGTGGGATTGCTAAGACCAATCACTTTATTCCCTTTCCCTAAAAAACCAATTGCCGAACTGGCAAACAAAGTAAAAGGAATGTTGACTGTAGAAATGAATCTTGGACAAATGATAGAAGATGTAAAACTTGCAGTTAACGGTAAAGTAAAAGTTGAGCATTTTGGACGTACCGGTGGTATCATCCCATCACCCGAAGAAGTTTTAAAGGCTCTTGAACAAAAAATTATAGGAGGTTAAAAAATGACAAGAGAAGAAATTATAAAACCCGAAAATTTAGTTTATAAAAAAACAAAACTTTTCACTGACAAACCTCTTAGTTATTGCCCGGGTTGCGGTCATGGTACTACTCACCGCCTCATCCTTGAAACTATTGAAGAAATGGGTATCCAGGATAAAACTATTGGTGTTGCACCTGTAGGTTGTTCTGTTCTTGCATACGAATTCATGGATATTGATATGCAGCAGGCTGCTCACGGTCGTGCTCCTGCACTGGCAACTGCAATAAAAAGATTAAACCCCGATCAGTTTGTGTTTACCTACCAGGGCGATGGCGACCTTGCTGCTATTGGTACTGCTGAAACCATTCATGCATGTAACAGAGGCGAAAACATTACTATTATTTTTATAAATAATGGAATATATGGTATGACCGGTGGACAAATGGCTCCAACAACATTACCGGGAATGAAAGCATCAACCTGTCCTTATGGAAGAGATGTTGCGATGATGGGAAACCCATTAAAAATGACCGAGATTGTTGCTACTTTACCCGGTACATATTATGTTACACGCCAATCTGTTCATACACCGGCAGCAGTTCGTAAATGTAAAAAGGCTATACGTAAGGCATTCGAAAATCAGAAATTAAATAAAGGAGTATCGTTTGTTGAAGTGGTTTCAAATTGTAACTCCGGTTGGAAAATGACTCCCGTTGCTGCTAACAAATGGATGGAAGAAAATATGTTTCCTTTCTATCCACTTGGAGACATTAAAGTCCCGAAAGAATAATCAACTTTGAACATTGAAACTTAAACTTAAACTTTAGAAAAAATGACCGAAGAAATAATCATAGCCGGATTTGGCGGACAAGGCGTACTCTCAATGGGAAAAATTCTTGCTTATTCAGGAATCATGGGAAATAAAGAAGTCAGCTGGATGCCTTCATACGGCCCCGAAATGAGAGGCGGTACTGCCAATGTAACTGTAATCATCAGCGATGAAAGAATCAGTTCACCTATTCTTTCTGAATTTGATACAGCAATTATCCTGAACCAGCAATCGATGGATAAATTTGAAAAATCGGTAAAAAAAGGCGGTTGCCTTATTTATGATGGTAATGGAATTACTCGCCATCCCGAAAGAAAAGATATCAATATCTATCGTATCGATGCTAATGATGAAGCCGCAAAACGCGGAATCCAGAAAGTTTTTAACATGATGGTATTAGGTGGTTATCTTAAAATTAAACCTATTGTATCATCTGAATTCATTCATAAAGGACTGGAGAAATCTTTACCCAAAAGACATCACAACCTTATTCCTGATAACGAAAAAGCTGTGGAAATAGGAAAAGAAATCATCAAACAAATTCACAAAGCGAATTAATAAAATTTTATTTTTTCAAAAGCCTTCCTGGTAAGGAAGGCTTTTTTTTGCTTTAAAATATGGATGAAAAAAGTTTAAAAAAACTTCTCGATTTAAAATATAAACAATTCAATACGGTAGAATTTATTTCCTCCGATCCGGTTTCTATTCCTCATCTTTTCTCAAAAAAAGAAGATATTGAGATTTCAGGATTTCTCACTTCAACCATTGCATGGGGGCAAAGAACTACTATCATAAAAAATTCATTAAAACTAATGGATATGATGGATATGAATCCGCATGATTATGTTTTAAATGCCAATAAATACGATTTACGAATATTAAGAAAATTCGTTCACCGCACTTTCAATGGAAATGATTGTTTGTATTTCATAAAGTCATTGAAACATATTTATAAAAAGTACGGCTCCCTGGAAAATGCATTTCTGGTGGGTTATGATAAGGATAAAACTATTCGTACATCAATTATTGAATTCAGAAAAATATTTTTCTCACTGGTTCACGACCCGCATACAGAAAAACACATTTCCGATCCTCTTAAAAATTCATCATGTAAAAGATTAAATCTTTTTCTTCGTTGGATGGTTCGCAAAGACAATAATGGCGTTGACTTTGGAATATGGAAAAAAATTCCTTCCTCTGCCCTGCTTTGCCCGCTTGATTTACATACCGGCAATGTTTCAAGAGAACTCAGAATTACAACCAGGACAAAAAACGACTGGATTGCCGTAGAAGAAATTACTGATAAACTAAAAAAATTCGACCCTACAGATCCTGCAAAATATGATTTTGCACTTTTTGGTATAGGTGTTAATAATATTCAAAAATAATTCCTGTCATGCTGAGTTCATCGAAGTGTGACCAAGCGAAAATAAGTCATGCTTTGCATAAACTTAGCATGACATAACATATCAAAAAGAATTTTGTAATTTTACAATAGAAAAAATATTTTTATGAAAATTGCAGTAGTAGGTTTTGGCGCAGCAGCCATAGGTTTTATTGAAAAACTTAAAAATTCGGAACATGAAATTCATGTTTTCGAAAAAAGTCCTGATATATATTCTTCAAGTATTTCAGGTATCCGTGCCGACGGAAAACTTTTTGTTTCAAAGGAAATGGGCGGCGATATCGACATTGACCTTATGCTTCAAAAAAAACTGGTTGATTTTTATATCAACCACACCGAAAATAAAAGTATTGAAAGAGGAACATCATTCGGCAATACCGAATATTACGATAAGTTTTACAAAAAAGGATTTCAGCCTATCAATGCAGAGTTCTATCACTTAGGAACCGACCAGCTGAAAGAAGTACTTTATCATATTTATGAAAATTTTAAATCCTGTACCAATATTCATTTTCATTTCGATTTCAATGTTACCTCTGTTGAAAAATCGAACGGACAAATAAAAATAAACCACACCGAACTGTTCGATAAAGCCGTGGTTGCCGTGGGACGCAGCGGTCATCCCCTGATAAAGACCATCATAAAAAAATCACCAAAATTAATTCTTGATAATACCAAAGTAGATCTAGGAATACGCTTTGAACTTCCTGATCATATCGTTGCTGACCTTAATAAAGAAATGTACGAATTTAAAGTTCGTTATAAAAGCCGCACCGGGTATATTGTCCGCACATTCTGCAACAACCCATCCGGCTTTGTAGTGCTCGAAAATTATGGTGATTTCACAACTGTTAATGGTCATTCCAAATTGAAAGAGAAAAGCAGGAACACTAATTTCGCTATTCTTTCTACCATACAGCTAACCGAACCTTTCAATGATCCAACAGGATATGGTTCACATATTGCAAAAATGTCAAATTTACTTGCCGGACAAGGTAAAGTGATTTTGCAAACCTATCAGCATTTCAAAGATTCTAAACGAACCAAAAATCTTTATCGTGTTCATCCTACTCTTGAAAAAGACAAATATATACTTGGCGATATAAACCTTGCTTTCCCGCGCCGAATCATCGAAAGCATTATTGATTTTATTGAACATCTAAATGATGTGATACAGGGAATTTCAAATCCAGACAACCTGGTTTATGCACCCGAAATAAAATTTTATTCAAATAAATTAAATAACAATTTGTATCCGAATTTAAAATTCATTGGTGATTGTTCGGGGCATACCCGTTCCATTATTTATGCAACAGCGCACGGATATATGATTGCAGAAAGTTTTAATTAAAATTTTCAAAACGATAATGCTATTTCAATTTAACCTGTAAATTCTTTCATTAAAATTTTTATTCGTTTCTCATTTCCTACTATCCATACTTTATCATTTATCTCAAATACAAGGTCGGATTCAGGGTTTAGAATACGGCTGCCATTCCTTTCTATCCCCACCACTAAACTGTTAGAACGTTCACGGATTTTTGATTCACGAATATTTTTATTGATAAGTTTAGATTTTTCACCAACAGTAAAATGATGCAGCGATACTTTTTGCTTTGTATTTTCAATCAGTGATTCTCTAACAGAAGACTCAAGGTAAATTTTAAATTTCTGTAATTGCTCATCTGTTCCTATTACTGAAATCTTATCATGAGGATATAAACGCTGCTGCCTTGTTGGCACATTAATCACAATATCGCCACGTTCGATCATTGCGATATTAACTCCGAATACTTCTCGTACCTGTATTTCCGATAAGGTTTTCCCAACATAGGGTGATTGCGCATTTAATTCAAAAACCGTAATATGCGTGTCCCATGGGGTTAAAGCTTCATTTTTATCTGCAGTCTTCGTTTCCCGTCCATTGAAATTATTAAAAAAACTCGTTTCAATTTTTCCATAAAATGTCTTTATCTTTTTTGAAAAGATCACAAGTATGATACAAGAAACAATAGCAGCTCTAAAGGCTGTCCATGGGGAAAACAAGCGATCAAACAAAAAGCCCATATAAAAAACCGCTAATGCAATTCTTGATAATTGTAAAATAATCAGAGGTCCGCGTTGTGATGTTTTTAACCATACATTAGCATACGCCTGGCCATGTATTCTGCGGAAAGCAAGCGCCCACAAAAATGGCGATAATACAATAAAAGCAAAAACAGCAATAAATATTTGATTCCATCCATTATTAATAAATAACGGGGCAACGTATTTCGTAATTAATATAATGATTGTGATAATAATTACTGAATAAACTATAAGGTTAATAAAATAAGAACGTAATAATATTTTCCAATCGCTTATCTCATTTATGTTTTGCGCTCCTACACTATATGTTTCCAATGCCTTCTTCCACTTCTTTGGGAGTTTGATCTCAATAAGTTTATAAACAGGTTCAGATAAGCGAATCATATAAGGTGTAGTGAATGTAGTTAGTATTGATACAGCTACTGCTATGGGATATAGAAAATCGCCTGTTACTTTTAGCGAAAGCCCTAAGGCTGCAATAATAAAAGAAAATTCACCAATTTGCGAAAGGCTCATCCCCGACTGTACAGCAATTTTCAGAGGTGTACCGGCAGCTAATGCTCCTATTGCAACAAAAAATGGTTTGCCAAGTAATAACACAAATATTGCTGCAATAATGGGAATAATATGTTGTAGTATCATTTGAGGAACGATCAACATACCCACGGATACAAAGAAAATTGCACCAAAAAGATTTTTTACAGGTTTAATGATAATCTCAATTTTATCCGCTTTAATAGTTTCTGCCAGGATAGAACCCATTATGAATGCACCGAGCGCTGATGAAAACCCTGCGTATGTTGCCAGTACAACCATAGCAAAACATAATGCCAATGATACAATCAGAAGTGTTTCTTCATTCATCAATGAACGAAGTTTTTTTAAAATAGTAGGTATAAAAAATATTCCCGAAACAAACCAAAGTACAATAAAAAAAACCAATTTTAAAACAGACATGAACATTTCGCTTCCCGAAAAAGTCTTGCTTACAGCCACTGTTGAAAGTAAAACCATAAGTATAACAGCAGTTAAATCCTCAATGATTAATACCCCGGTTACAATACCTGCAAACTTTTGGTTCTTCACACCCAATTCATCAAAAGCGCGAATAATAATAGTAGTAGATGCAATAGCAAGTATTCCGCCCAGGAACAAACTATTTATTGTGTTCCATCCTAACATAATACCTACGCCATAACCTAAAAGCATGGTAAGCGTTATTTCTGTCAGTGCTGTTACAGCTGCTACTCCGCCAACTTTTAATAATTTTTTAAAACTGAACTCCAGTCCCAGTCCGAATAGAAGAAATATCACACCAATATCTGCCCATGTTCTGATACTTTTAATTTCAACAATGGTAGGAAACAAATGGAAATTCGGACCTACTAAAAACCCTGCAATGATATACCCCAATACCACCGGTTGTTTTAATTTTTTAAATACCAGGGTAACAATTGCAGCGGAACCAAGAATAAGCGCCAAATCATTTATAAGCGGAGGTAAATGTAACATGATAATAACAGGAGTATTTCTTTATCTGTTGTTATAATTTAGATTTTCTATTTTCAAAAATACAAAAATCAGCCGATAATTCTCTTTTAATAATTTTTGAATTTTGAAAATTTTATAAATTGGGAAAACAAATAAGTATTAAAATATGATAGAAATATTAAAGAAACAAATACAGGAATATTTTGATTATTCTTTCTTTTTATACCAGCCTGCTAAAAACAAAATCCCTATCAGTAAAGCAAT
Protein-coding sequences here:
- a CDS encoding ferredoxin family protein; translated protein: MAKLKGAIVIDIERCKGCEVCLGACPEEVIAMAKAVNGKGYHYAEPVKSDNCTGCTNCAVVCPDGVITVYRVKI
- a CDS encoding 3-methyl-2-oxobutanoate dehydrogenase subunit VorB, which gives rise to MKELRLMKGNEAVAEAAIRAGADGYFGYPITPQSEVLEYLMAEKPYERTGMVVLQAESEVAAINMCYGGASSGKKVMTSSSSPGISLKMEGISYMAGAELPCLILNVVRGGPGLGTIQPSQSDYFQATKGGGHGDYRLIVLAPASVQETYDFVKLGFDLAFQYRNPVMILSDGVIGQMMEKVELDEQVPRRTHEQVVKECPWATTGKTPDRQRNIITSLDLDSAKQEKHVLKLGEKYKKIEETEVRFEKINCDDAEYIFVAFGSSARICQKAVDLGRAKGIKVGLLRPITLFPFPKKPIAELANKVKGMLTVEMNLGQMIEDVKLAVNGKVKVEHFGRTGGIIPSPEEVLKALEQKIIGG
- a CDS encoding thiamine pyrophosphate-dependent enzyme, whose translation is MTREEIIKPENLVYKKTKLFTDKPLSYCPGCGHGTTHRLILETIEEMGIQDKTIGVAPVGCSVLAYEFMDIDMQQAAHGRAPALATAIKRLNPDQFVFTYQGDGDLAAIGTAETIHACNRGENITIIFINNGIYGMTGGQMAPTTLPGMKASTCPYGRDVAMMGNPLKMTEIVATLPGTYYVTRQSVHTPAAVRKCKKAIRKAFENQKLNKGVSFVEVVSNCNSGWKMTPVAANKWMEENMFPFYPLGDIKVPKE
- a CDS encoding 2-oxoacid:acceptor oxidoreductase family protein produces the protein MTEEIIIAGFGGQGVLSMGKILAYSGIMGNKEVSWMPSYGPEMRGGTANVTVIISDERISSPILSEFDTAIILNQQSMDKFEKSVKKGGCLIYDGNGITRHPERKDINIYRIDANDEAAKRGIQKVFNMMVLGGYLKIKPIVSSEFIHKGLEKSLPKRHHNLIPDNEKAVEIGKEIIKQIHKAN
- a CDS encoding TIGR02757 family protein, which produces MDEKSLKKLLDLKYKQFNTVEFISSDPVSIPHLFSKKEDIEISGFLTSTIAWGQRTTIIKNSLKLMDMMDMNPHDYVLNANKYDLRILRKFVHRTFNGNDCLYFIKSLKHIYKKYGSLENAFLVGYDKDKTIRTSIIEFRKIFFSLVHDPHTEKHISDPLKNSSCKRLNLFLRWMVRKDNNGVDFGIWKKIPSSALLCPLDLHTGNVSRELRITTRTKNDWIAVEEITDKLKKFDPTDPAKYDFALFGIGVNNIQK
- a CDS encoding cation:proton antiporter; this translates as MLHLPPLINDLALILGSAAIVTLVFKKLKQPVVLGYIIAGFLVGPNFHLFPTIVEIKSIRTWADIGVIFLLFGLGLEFSFKKLLKVGGVAAVTALTEITLTMLLGYGVGIMLGWNTINSLFLGGILAIASTTIIIRAFDELGVKNQKFAGIVTGVLIIEDLTAVILMVLLSTVAVSKTFSGSEMFMSVLKLVFFIVLWFVSGIFFIPTILKKLRSLMNEETLLIVSLALCFAMVVLATYAGFSSALGAFIMGSILAETIKADKIEIIIKPVKNLFGAIFFVSVGMLIVPQMILQHIIPIIAAIFVLLLGKPFFVAIGALAAGTPLKIAVQSGMSLSQIGEFSFIIAALGLSLKVTGDFLYPIAVAVSILTTFTTPYMIRLSEPVYKLIEIKLPKKWKKALETYSVGAQNINEISDWKILLRSYFINLIVYSVIIITIIILITKYVAPLFINNGWNQIFIAVFAFIVLSPFLWALAFRRIHGQAYANVWLKTSQRGPLIILQLSRIALAVFYMGFLFDRLFSPWTAFRAAIVSCIILVIFSKKIKTFYGKIETSFFNNFNGRETKTADKNEALTPWDTHITVFELNAQSPYVGKTLSEIQVREVFGVNIAMIERGDIVINVPTRQQRLYPHDKISVIGTDEQLQKFKIYLESSVRESLIENTKQKVSLHHFTVGEKSKLINKNIRESKIRERSNSLVVGIERNGSRILNPESDLVFEINDKVWIVGNEKRIKILMKEFTG